A stretch of the Acidobacteriota bacterium genome encodes the following:
- a CDS encoding undecaprenyl-diphosphate phosphatase has product MISLAAAMILGFVEGLTEFLPVSSTGHLILAGYLLDFKGPKAATFEIVIQMGAILSVVVIYWRRFTGLLRTDPARRFSGWRGLLLLAATSAPAALLGLLVHRLIKTHLFTPLTVAGALAVGAVAILAIEARPPAPHIASLDELDFKAALGIGLFQCLSLWPGFSRSAATIMGAMILGAGRRLAAEYSFIAAVPLLLAAGCFELAGSWAELSAGDLLFLLVGFVIAFASAWLAVKGFIHLLSRATLRPFAWYRLALVPLILIFWPKD; this is encoded by the coding sequence ATGATCTCACTTGCCGCCGCCATGATTTTGGGCTTCGTCGAAGGACTGACCGAGTTCCTGCCCGTGTCCTCCACGGGCCACCTCATCCTGGCCGGTTACCTCCTCGATTTCAAGGGACCCAAGGCCGCCACGTTCGAGATCGTCATCCAGATGGGAGCGATTCTCTCGGTGGTTGTGATCTACTGGCGGCGTTTCACGGGGCTGCTCCGCACTGATCCCGCCCGCCGGTTTTCCGGTTGGCGGGGACTGCTGCTGCTCGCCGCCACGTCGGCGCCGGCCGCCCTGCTAGGTCTGCTGGTCCATCGGCTGATCAAGACGCACCTGTTCACGCCCCTGACCGTGGCCGGGGCCCTGGCTGTGGGCGCCGTGGCCATTCTGGCCATCGAGGCCCGACCGCCCGCCCCGCACATCGCCAGCCTCGACGAGCTGGATTTCAAAGCGGCGCTCGGCATCGGCCTGTTCCAGTGCCTGTCCCTCTGGCCCGGCTTTTCCCGGTCCGCCGCCACCATCATGGGTGCCATGATCCTGGGCGCCGGCCGCCGCCTGGCGGCTGAGTACTCGTTCATCGCCGCCGTGCCGCTCCTGTTGGCGGCCGGCTGCTTCGAGCTGGCCGGCAGTTGGGCCGAGCTGTCCGCTGGCGACCTGTTGTTTCTCCTTGTCGGCTTCGTGATCGCGTTCGCCTCGGCGTGGCTGGCGGTCAAAGGTTTCATTCACCTGCTCAGCCGCGCGACGCTCCGGCCGTTCGCCTGGTACCGCCTGGCGCTCGTGCCGCTGATTCTGATCTTCTGGCCGAAGGATTGA
- a CDS encoding sigma-70 family RNA polymerase sigma factor codes for MKKVNPDRIYVDRLLQGDATALEEIMETYNSKIYNTAYNIVKNHNDAQEIVQDVFFTIYRKIHTFKGNSSFYTWIYRITVNYAFMKLRSRRKEKHIPIEEFSRPDGDEALLTAIIPDKRKFADESVIEREFMDKVLQSMEQLPDKYREVFQLRDLKQYSNEEVSEMLNLSVAAIKSRIHRARLFLRDQIREYATPSN; via the coding sequence ATGAAGAAAGTGAACCCGGATCGCATCTATGTGGACAGACTTCTCCAGGGCGACGCGACCGCCCTCGAGGAGATCATGGAGACTTACAACTCCAAGATTTACAACACCGCCTACAACATCGTCAAGAACCATAACGACGCACAGGAAATCGTCCAGGATGTGTTTTTCACCATCTACCGGAAGATCCACACGTTCAAAGGCAACTCGTCGTTCTATACCTGGATATATCGCATCACCGTCAACTACGCCTTCATGAAACTCCGCTCCCGGCGGAAGGAGAAGCACATACCCATCGAGGAATTCAGCCGGCCCGACGGGGATGAGGCGCTGCTCACCGCCATCATTCCGGACAAGCGGAAATTCGCCGATGAATCGGTGATCGAGCGGGAGTTCATGGACAAGGTGCTCCAGTCCATGGAGCAGCTCCCCGACAAATACCGTGAGGTCTTTCAGCTCCGCGACCTCAAGCAGTATTCCAACGAAGAGGTCAGCGAGATGCTCAACCTCAGTGTGGCGGCGATCAAATCCCGCATCCACCGGGCCCGGCTCTTCCTGCGGGACCAGATCCGGGAGTACGCCACCCCGAGCAACTGA
- a CDS encoding protein BatD: protein MRTRLSIPLLLLVLTVITGWLRADVAAEAKPDVRLTISKITLTPSDTLNVTLQIKGVNLAALSSPQWPKIPGCILVDQTSSVVPFGIGGKTVTLFRFVASYVPMESGVTTVPVIEVRLPTFQFRSKPIDIKILNADGTENSRRLAAAAATPTMPSAQRRVDIQPGAEIKLSVEASTTSPYLGEQILVTYKLLTSRGLGRKAVQVKKPDFKHFWAEQLPMQADNPLETVVRQGVTYHQLILERVVLFPLETGQFTVEPASWKILGESSAPGAAAAEDRTLSTEPLQFNVRPLPAPPGAARARTEVGVYQLALNYASAKIKLGQAFPLYLTIKGSGNIRGLMPPEMPLDNPDFNIVSVRAVHASFQPFVDQSHNPPRTRFGGEKIWEILLYPKRLGQIQFPAVAFVTFDTDRQEYVQRATEPVRFNVLELDNPAASLADTQAPARRAAAPAPVLVGILIVLAATLAVMVGAGVWLSRRSPTVKALKRRPPSVDAVLKEAEEVAAHRGADSLWDLLSDALIRSIQETAGVAPAALVQDELRDVLRRRGVDAEGVDSVFQVLNNCDEARFAGVKYDVPERTRMLNQVKRLHTQLKQAKSTPENAS, encoded by the coding sequence ATGCGCACCCGGTTGTCGATCCCCCTGCTGTTGCTCGTCCTGACCGTCATCACCGGTTGGCTGCGGGCCGACGTTGCCGCCGAGGCCAAACCCGACGTGCGCCTGACCATCAGCAAGATTACGCTGACACCGTCGGACACGCTGAACGTCACCCTGCAGATCAAGGGCGTCAACCTGGCGGCCCTGTCCTCACCCCAGTGGCCGAAGATCCCGGGTTGCATCCTGGTGGATCAGACCAGCTCCGTCGTCCCCTTCGGGATCGGCGGCAAAACGGTCACCCTGTTCCGCTTCGTGGCGTCCTACGTGCCGATGGAGAGCGGCGTCACCACGGTGCCCGTCATCGAGGTCCGGCTACCCACTTTTCAATTCCGGTCCAAACCCATCGACATCAAGATCCTGAACGCCGACGGCACGGAAAATTCGCGGCGTCTGGCGGCGGCGGCCGCCACCCCCACGATGCCGTCAGCCCAGCGGCGGGTGGACATCCAGCCCGGCGCTGAGATCAAGCTCAGCGTCGAAGCCAGCACGACATCGCCCTATCTGGGCGAACAGATCCTGGTCACCTACAAGCTGCTCACCAGCCGAGGACTCGGACGCAAGGCGGTCCAGGTGAAAAAACCCGATTTCAAGCATTTCTGGGCCGAGCAGCTGCCCATGCAGGCGGACAACCCGCTTGAGACGGTCGTCCGGCAGGGAGTCACCTATCACCAGCTTATCCTGGAACGGGTCGTGCTTTTCCCGCTGGAGACGGGCCAGTTCACCGTGGAGCCCGCCAGCTGGAAAATCCTCGGCGAATCGTCCGCGCCCGGCGCCGCGGCGGCTGAGGACCGGACCCTGAGCACCGAGCCGCTCCAGTTCAACGTCCGGCCGCTACCCGCACCGCCCGGGGCCGCCCGCGCCCGTACCGAGGTGGGCGTCTACCAATTGGCGCTCAATTATGCCTCCGCCAAAATCAAACTCGGTCAGGCTTTCCCCCTGTACCTGACCATCAAGGGCTCCGGCAACATCCGCGGTCTGATGCCGCCGGAGATGCCGCTGGACAACCCGGATTTCAACATCGTTTCGGTGCGCGCGGTTCATGCAAGCTTCCAGCCGTTCGTGGACCAGTCCCACAATCCGCCACGGACGCGGTTCGGCGGCGAAAAGATCTGGGAAATCCTCCTGTACCCGAAGCGGCTCGGGCAGATCCAATTCCCCGCGGTGGCGTTCGTGACATTCGACACCGACCGCCAGGAGTATGTGCAGCGGGCGACGGAGCCGGTGCGCTTCAACGTGCTGGAGTTGGACAACCCGGCCGCTTCGCTGGCCGATACCCAGGCGCCGGCCCGGAGGGCGGCGGCGCCCGCTCCCGTGCTTGTCGGCATCCTCATCGTTCTGGCCGCCACTCTGGCGGTGATGGTCGGTGCCGGCGTCTGGCTCAGCCGCCGTTCGCCCACGGTCAAGGCGCTCAAGCGGCGGCCGCCGTCGGTGGACGCCGTGCTCAAGGAGGCCGAGGAGGTGGCCGCCCATCGGGGGGCGGATTCACTGTGGGACCTGCTGTCGGACGCGCTCATCCGGTCCATCCAGGAAACCGCCGGCGTAGCGCCCGCCGCCCTGGTTCAGGATGAGTTGCGGGATGTCCTCCGGCGCCGCGGCGTCGACGCCGAGGGCGTTGACAGCGTTTTTCAGGTCCTGAACAACTGCGACGAGGCCCGGTTCGCCGGTGTGAAGTACGACGTGCCCGAACGTACCCGGATGCTGAACCAGGTGAAACGCCTCCACACGCAACTCAAACAGGCCAAGAGCACGCCGGAGAACGCCTCATGA
- a CDS encoding roadblock/LC7 domain-containing protein, protein MGHSNIVLYEEEYQQIKTILGRLNQEANARVVFLVDKNGQQIAACGEIENLDTTSLASLTAGNVAATDGLAKLIGEKEFSILFHEGERDNIHISLVGKRVILVIIFDERSSLGLVRLRVKRASIELERVFDTIVKKVEMERQAQETGTASPFAEITDEDIDNLFSS, encoded by the coding sequence ATGGGACATTCGAACATCGTCCTGTACGAAGAGGAATACCAGCAGATCAAGACCATCCTGGGCCGCCTCAACCAGGAGGCCAATGCCCGGGTGGTGTTCCTCGTGGACAAGAACGGCCAGCAGATCGCGGCCTGCGGTGAGATCGAGAACCTCGACACGACCTCGCTCGCGTCCCTCACCGCCGGCAACGTCGCGGCCACCGACGGCCTGGCCAAGCTCATCGGCGAGAAGGAATTCTCCATCCTGTTCCACGAAGGCGAGCGCGACAACATCCACATCTCCCTGGTGGGCAAGCGCGTAATCCTGGTGATCATCTTCGACGAGCGGTCCTCGCTGGGCCTGGTCCGGCTGCGGGTCAAGCGCGCCTCGATCGAGCTGGAGCGGGTCTTTGACACGATCGTCAAGAAGGTGGAGATGGAGCGTCAGGCTCAGGAGACCGGCACCGCCTCACCGTTCGCCGAGATCACGGACGAGGACATCGACAACCTGTTTTCCAGTTGA
- a CDS encoding 4Fe-4S binding protein, with protein sequence MPDQRVLMGNEAVAWGLVTGGCQVVTSYPGTPSSEILPAVLAIRSELGAAVAVEWSLNEMVAFQVALGASLAGKRSATIMKQVGLNVAADALMSSAYTGCKGGFVIVSADDPGPYSSQTEQDTRAFAQFAKVPVFDPATPQEACAYAKLAVALSERFEIPVILRPSLRVCHARQSVSLDAAIDACPPAAFVKNPNRWAATPKYRLELHRELNRKLEAIRAHVEAERALTWADPGEGVCGIIAGGVLRGMIQDWAASRGLTLPLLHVGCAFPFPAGPVAAFIGRHERVLVLEETGPVIEQQIADRGHVSGRLNGQVPAEGEIDGQRLDDILCRFLEQPAISITVPENPAPATVRRPTLCPACPHRNSFHVIRKALPKGIYTGDIGCYTLGVNMKAVDTVLVMGASIGLAMGIHQAYRQDGREQPVVATIGDSTFLHSGLPQLANAVYNDSRIIVVILDNEVTAMTGMQPAVSTGVRIDGTPGRPVRLEEAVRGCGVRFLEIRDPYTMDACIEALRAAHAFTRQPDGGVAVLIFRHPCVLNDPRGGVPVKRPVRVDPAACTGCKVCMNVFQCPAIIATPDGKAAIDRRICAQCGNCITVCPSGAIREQP encoded by the coding sequence ATGCCGGATCAGCGTGTTCTCATGGGTAACGAGGCGGTCGCCTGGGGACTGGTGACCGGCGGCTGTCAGGTGGTCACCTCGTACCCGGGCACGCCCAGCTCCGAGATCCTCCCGGCTGTTCTCGCCATCCGCTCCGAACTGGGCGCCGCGGTCGCCGTCGAGTGGTCACTCAACGAGATGGTCGCCTTCCAGGTGGCATTGGGGGCTTCCTTAGCGGGCAAGCGCAGCGCCACGATCATGAAGCAGGTGGGGCTCAACGTCGCCGCCGATGCGCTCATGAGCTCGGCGTACACCGGGTGCAAAGGCGGCTTCGTGATCGTGAGCGCCGACGATCCCGGCCCCTACTCGTCCCAGACCGAACAGGACACGCGCGCCTTCGCCCAGTTCGCCAAGGTGCCGGTCTTCGATCCGGCCACGCCGCAGGAAGCCTGCGCCTACGCGAAGCTGGCGGTGGCCCTGTCGGAGCGCTTCGAGATCCCGGTGATCCTGCGCCCGTCGCTGCGGGTGTGCCACGCCCGCCAGTCCGTATCGCTGGACGCGGCGATCGACGCCTGCCCGCCCGCTGCATTCGTCAAGAATCCCAACCGCTGGGCCGCCACGCCGAAGTACCGCCTGGAGCTGCACCGGGAGCTGAACCGGAAGCTGGAGGCAATCCGCGCCCACGTCGAGGCTGAGCGGGCGCTCACCTGGGCCGACCCGGGCGAGGGCGTTTGCGGCATCATCGCCGGCGGGGTCCTCCGCGGCATGATCCAGGACTGGGCGGCGAGCCGCGGCCTGACGCTGCCACTGCTCCACGTGGGCTGCGCCTTCCCGTTTCCCGCCGGACCGGTGGCGGCGTTCATCGGCCGGCACGAGCGGGTGCTGGTCCTGGAGGAGACCGGTCCGGTGATCGAACAGCAGATCGCCGACCGCGGCCATGTGTCCGGCCGCCTCAACGGCCAGGTGCCCGCCGAAGGGGAGATCGACGGCCAGCGGCTCGACGACATTCTGTGCCGGTTCCTCGAGCAGCCCGCTATTTCGATCACGGTCCCGGAGAACCCGGCCCCGGCGACGGTCCGGCGGCCGACGCTCTGCCCGGCCTGCCCCCACCGCAACTCGTTCCACGTCATCCGCAAGGCGCTCCCCAAGGGCATCTACACCGGGGACATCGGCTGCTACACTCTGGGCGTCAACATGAAGGCGGTGGACACGGTGCTGGTCATGGGCGCCTCCATCGGCCTGGCCATGGGCATCCACCAGGCCTACCGCCAGGACGGCCGGGAACAACCCGTCGTGGCCACCATCGGCGATTCGACGTTCCTGCATTCCGGCCTGCCGCAGCTGGCCAACGCGGTGTACAACGACAGCCGGATCATCGTGGTCATCCTGGACAATGAGGTGACGGCGATGACCGGCATGCAGCCCGCCGTCTCCACCGGCGTGCGGATCGACGGCACGCCGGGCCGGCCGGTCCGGCTCGAGGAGGCCGTCCGGGGCTGCGGCGTGCGCTTCCTGGAAATCCGCGACCCCTATACAATGGACGCGTGCATCGAGGCGCTGCGGGCGGCGCACGCATTCACCCGTCAGCCCGACGGCGGCGTCGCCGTGCTGATCTTCCGGCATCCGTGCGTGCTCAACGATCCCAGGGGCGGTGTGCCCGTGAAACGCCCGGTGAGGGTCGACCCGGCCGCCTGCACCGGTTGCAAGGTCTGCATGAACGTGTTCCAGTGCCCGGCGATCATCGCCACCCCCGACGGCAAGGCGGCCATAGACCGCCGGATCTGCGCCCAATGCGGGAACTGCATCACCGTCTGCCCGTCCGGGGCGATCCGGGAGCAGCCATGA
- a CDS encoding 4Fe-4S binding protein, with product MAHVISDECTACGTCQPECPVDAISEGDIYKIDPDICTDCGACAEVCPVGAISPGE from the coding sequence ATGGCACACGTTATCAGTGACGAATGCACGGCTTGTGGAACTTGCCAGCCGGAATGCCCGGTGGATGCGATCAGCGAAGGCGACATCTACAAGATCGATCCCGATATCTGCACGGATTGCGGCGCGTGCGCCGAAGTCTGCCCCGTGGGCGCCATCTCCCCGGGCGAATAG
- a CDS encoding gliding-motility protein MglA, giving the protein MTFINYASREINCKIVYYGPGLGGKTTNIQYIYDTTNSDSKGKLISLATETDRTLFFDFLPLDLGTIRGFKTRFHLYTVPGQVFYDASRKLILKGVDGIVFVADSQDERMDANIESISNLKINLVENGFDINAIPYVLQLNKRDLPNITNIDDMVKELKVRDEPIFEAVAIKGIGVMETLKAVAKQVIMELKRGSK; this is encoded by the coding sequence TTGACTTTCATCAACTACGCTTCGCGGGAAATCAATTGTAAAATTGTCTATTACGGCCCCGGCTTGGGCGGGAAGACCACCAATATCCAGTACATCTACGACACCACCAATTCCGACTCCAAGGGCAAGCTCATCTCGCTGGCAACCGAAACCGACCGCACCCTCTTCTTCGATTTCCTGCCGCTGGACCTGGGCACCATCCGCGGCTTCAAGACCCGCTTTCACCTGTACACCGTGCCGGGCCAGGTGTTCTACGATGCGTCGCGCAAGCTCATCCTGAAGGGCGTCGACGGCATCGTCTTCGTCGCCGACTCGCAGGACGAGCGGATGGACGCCAATATCGAGAGCATCTCGAACCTGAAGATCAACCTCGTGGAGAACGGGTTCGACATCAACGCCATCCCATACGTCCTGCAGCTCAACAAACGCGACCTGCCCAACATCACGAACATCGACGACATGGTGAAGGAGCTCAAGGTCCGGGATGAACCCATCTTCGAGGCGGTGGCCATCAAGGGTATCGGCGTGATGGAAACGCTCAAGGCGGTGGCCAAGCAGGTGATCATGGAACTCAAGCGGGGCAGCAAGTAG
- a CDS encoding VWA domain-containing protein, protein MIPAAAVAILIALAGPSWGDEVQVVYTSGLDIYFVLDCSYSMTARDVPPSRLKAASFLALSLLKELPGARAGLIAFAGGAFPVCPMTADMDIIGRLLTQISPEVLNRQGTNFDAPMDTLSRMIAKRESGRQLAVVFLSDGESFKSPAPRVIDALRREAVNLIVVGIGTTDGAFIEDPRTRFQSWIKDRDGRYVRSRLQEAHLTALAQSLAGDYHRLETVGVTAREILDKNLKNQVSGTFGKARRARDRSPWAAGLALLILGALLVLRDREFRVPTAAVAILVILLPAALGGCRDASRWAGQIETGNAFYRSGDYDRAAAAYRACLEAAPAGSEPYTLAAANLSAALAMGGRLNAAVNVLEAAVRRNGSGSRAGDLQYNLGCCRHLQGRSEPAAAAYRLALEHTPADFGARWNLELLLRHREPPTPPTSQPRPPDEPLDRLLDSLRDQEQTRMPQSRHLPLDTSGPYW, encoded by the coding sequence TTGATCCCGGCCGCGGCCGTCGCCATCCTGATCGCTCTGGCTGGACCCAGCTGGGGCGACGAGGTTCAGGTCGTTTACACGAGCGGGCTGGATATCTACTTCGTCCTCGACTGTTCCTACAGCATGACCGCGCGCGACGTGCCGCCGTCCCGTCTCAAGGCGGCTTCCTTCCTCGCGCTGAGCCTCCTCAAGGAGCTGCCCGGAGCGCGCGCAGGTCTGATCGCATTCGCCGGCGGCGCATTCCCCGTCTGCCCCATGACTGCGGACATGGACATCATCGGCCGGCTGCTGACCCAGATCAGCCCCGAGGTGCTCAACCGCCAGGGGACCAACTTCGACGCCCCGATGGACACGCTGTCGCGGATGATCGCCAAGCGGGAATCGGGCCGCCAGCTGGCGGTCGTCTTCCTTTCGGACGGGGAGTCCTTCAAATCGCCGGCGCCCCGTGTCATCGACGCCCTGCGCCGGGAAGCCGTCAACCTGATCGTGGTCGGTATCGGCACCACCGACGGCGCGTTCATTGAGGACCCCCGCACCCGCTTCCAGAGCTGGATCAAGGACCGCGACGGCCGGTACGTCCGCTCCCGCCTTCAGGAAGCGCACCTCACGGCTCTGGCCCAGTCCCTCGCCGGCGATTACCACCGGCTGGAAACCGTCGGGGTCACCGCGCGGGAAATTCTGGACAAGAACCTGAAAAACCAGGTGTCCGGCACCTTCGGTAAAGCCCGGCGGGCCCGTGACCGCTCCCCTTGGGCCGCCGGACTCGCCCTGCTCATCCTCGGGGCCTTGCTCGTGCTGCGAGACCGCGAGTTCCGAGTGCCGACGGCGGCAGTGGCGATCCTGGTCATCCTCCTGCCCGCCGCCCTGGGCGGTTGTCGCGACGCAAGCCGTTGGGCCGGGCAGATCGAGACGGGTAACGCCTTTTACCGCAGCGGCGATTATGACCGGGCGGCGGCCGCCTACCGCGCCTGCCTGGAGGCAGCACCCGCCGGCAGCGAACCGTACACGCTGGCCGCCGCCAACCTGTCCGCGGCGCTGGCCATGGGCGGCCGGCTCAACGCGGCCGTCAACGTTCTGGAGGCGGCCGTCCGTCGGAATGGATCGGGCTCCCGCGCCGGTGACTTGCAGTACAACCTGGGCTGCTGCCGCCATCTGCAGGGACGCTCCGAGCCGGCTGCGGCCGCCTACCGGCTCGCCCTGGAGCACACGCCCGCCGATTTCGGGGCCCGCTGGAACCTGGAGCTGTTGCTCCGCCACCGGGAGCCGCCGACGCCGCCCACGTCACAGCCTCGCCCGCCGGACGAGCCGCTCGACCGGCTACTGGATTCCCTGCGGGACCAAGAACAGACCCGCATGCCCCAGTCGCGCCATCTCCCGCTGGACACCAGCGGCCCATACTGGTGA
- a CDS encoding FHA domain-containing protein, with translation MLFSKRKKTIITLGIGQAPQGVATPPTQPAAATRPEPAQVPSEPEPPRRTEAPVPPPVVIADKPAPTPQPAAPPAVEPVLPAPPAAVPAEVPRPAAAAEAQATVAPAPKPVGTEASPRPEAAPPAVPVGDVPPQILEVPPAEFEIQAEEVPGEPAGFIQCPFCLKNSRVGLTHCESCGNLIESTRLPAELEPEAAVPEPAAQTALGSVLVERPDQADTQRLAHHPVPQILKETTLFTPAMLRLQPEQGQTGEKTYNLNIGDSTIGRGLDNTLAFPDEEFISRRHCSIGYHKYQYVLKDHDSANGTYVNDVRIRETILRDGDCLQIGSMRFIFDDPMERIKKKKAAAGEE, from the coding sequence ATGCTGTTCAGCAAACGCAAGAAAACCATCATCACGCTCGGGATCGGGCAAGCGCCTCAGGGAGTGGCCACTCCGCCCACCCAGCCGGCTGCCGCCACCCGACCCGAGCCGGCGCAAGTTCCGTCCGAACCTGAGCCGCCGCGGCGCACCGAGGCACCCGTCCCGCCGCCGGTGGTGATCGCCGACAAACCCGCACCGACGCCGCAGCCTGCGGCGCCGCCGGCCGTCGAACCCGTCCTCCCGGCGCCGCCGGCAGCAGTCCCGGCGGAGGTCCCGCGGCCTGCGGCAGCGGCCGAAGCTCAGGCGACGGTGGCGCCGGCGCCGAAACCCGTTGGAACAGAAGCTTCCCCGCGGCCCGAGGCCGCGCCGCCAGCCGTGCCGGTGGGAGATGTCCCCCCGCAGATCCTGGAGGTGCCGCCCGCCGAGTTCGAGATTCAGGCCGAAGAGGTGCCGGGCGAACCGGCTGGATTCATCCAGTGCCCGTTCTGCCTCAAGAACAGCCGGGTGGGACTGACCCACTGCGAGTCGTGCGGCAACCTGATCGAGAGCACGCGGTTGCCGGCGGAACTGGAGCCTGAAGCGGCGGTTCCGGAGCCCGCGGCGCAGACCGCGCTCGGATCGGTCCTGGTGGAGCGGCCCGACCAGGCGGACACCCAACGCCTGGCCCACCACCCCGTGCCCCAGATCCTCAAGGAAACCACGCTATTCACGCCCGCCATGCTCCGGCTGCAGCCGGAACAGGGGCAGACCGGGGAAAAGACGTACAACTTGAACATCGGTGACAGCACCATCGGGCGCGGCCTCGACAACACGCTGGCGTTCCCCGACGAGGAGTTCATCAGCCGGCGTCACTGCAGCATCGGCTACCACAAGTACCAGTACGTCTTGAAGGATCATGACAGCGCCAACGGAACGTATGTGAACGACGTCCGGATCCGGGAGACCATCCTTCGGGACGGCGATTGCCTGCAGATCGGCTCAATGCGTTTCATTTTCGACGATCCCATGGAGCGGATCAAAAAGAAGAAGGCCGCCGCCGGCGAGGAGTGA